The proteins below are encoded in one region of Mangifera indica cultivar Alphonso chromosome 7, CATAS_Mindica_2.1, whole genome shotgun sequence:
- the LOC123219930 gene encoding putative disease resistance RPP13-like protein 1, which produces MAFVVEPVVSELFKGLFKILGSNEMRDFSRRLVGGVDSDLKRLENKLRKIGNLLRNAEDKQLMDESVKEWLHNLQHWAYDAEDLLDEFAYEALRRKLKAEHQASSSKGFGSLFFNVKMGSKIKEITTRLEQLRQEGSAEHEMQVISGGTSSNFVALQKPEETSSVAPEQVVYGRNEDEAALLDRVKNDQPSEANFQVIAIVGMGGIGKTTMARAMYNHEVLKDLKFEMKAWVCVSDTSDVLTISKKILLSLKGSSWSNIPDNLNQVQVNLKDAVDGKKFLLVLDDIWELNYDKWERLKSPFMSGALGSTVILTTRNEDIAFTVGCYEPFKLKHLSDEDCWCLFQKHANFAGRNIVAQGKVDSIRKRVIERCSGLPLAARTLGGLLRSYEQIDAWDKILNTKIWDNDSPILPALKLSYHYLPSNLKRCFAYCAIFPQDYEFKEQELAFLWIAEGIVQPSDTQLDEAGECFHQLCSRSLFQQSSSHSSKYVMHDLVHDLAQLVFKEIGFRFEQGIVEPPKKNKKIRHISYISYHYNGINKFEALQKFRSLRTFLSIFMGTYYRGYTGCYVSAAFIFDLLSKLETVRVLSFEGHNIIYLPNSIGDMMHLRYLNLSCTRIRSLPESTSQLFNLQTLLLKDCFYLIKLPSNMRYLISLCHLDISGQNSLEKMPFGMKELKNLQILSNFIVGKEPSLNLEDLKSLSFLQGELHISKLENVTNPNQIQGQILNNKSNLKVLLLEWGDQVLDNSLNMDVEMHILDKLKPPSSLKELTIRRYNGETLSSWLGDPSLLSNLIVLKIEHCQRCTLLPSLEMLSSLEDLTIKGMSNIKRIDFQMPFKSLQVLCFENLPEWENWDTKRGNEDIENFPKLRVLSIKECPKLTRNIPDHLSSMERFVIKNCPKLVVSFSNYPRHCKLEIDDCEGMVCDNDSIDFKLLNSRCLANVPEIEIKLKQGSQKVEFLKIVDKQGIIDSWQSLADNEKSLQRRNDLTSLQKLLIENCSDLVSFKNNFFSNLNSLEIDNCKSLTFIGRDVLPLSLKGLEIRSCEKLEFLKDLSTSVLEYLGISRCESLTCTSLDGHLPETLKVLMINGCNALKTLSSRNEYLPKRLASLTIYECSELKSIAQSFKNSRCLKQISLLWCLNLESLPLGLEELPCLEYIWMGECPNLLVREGVPTSLIGLALMGDVKFHKPVTEWELHNLRHLCIEKSKDATWVLQEDKGMRMGMGMGMLSCLISPEIHKCLKLKHLSSPIFQSLTSLEELKIFDLPQLESILDLSILTSLTKLIIHNCPRFESIPSLDSLTLLRTLIIHECPKLKSILALGNLEYMEIWECPNLKSLQSLPSSLLSLRISRCPLVKKQLKRGKGKYSSKIARIPRVEIDRKFIYNSKEEE; this is translated from the coding sequence ATGGCATTTGTTGTTGAGCCTGTGGTCTCCGAGCTCTTTAAGGGATTGTTTAAGATATTGGGGTCCAATGAGATGCGGGACTTTTCCCGGAGACTTGTTGGAGGGGTAGATTCAGATCTGAAAAGGCTGGAAAACAAATTGAGAAAAATTGGAAATCTTCTTCGAAATGCCGAGGACAAGCAATTGATGGATGAAAGCGTTAAAGAGTGGCTTCACAATCTTCAACACTGGGCTTATGATGCAGAAGATTTACTGGATGAATTTGCCTACGAAGCTTTGCGACGCAAGCTGAAGGCAGAGCACCAGGCTAGCTCTAGCAAGGGATTTGGCAGCCTCTTCTTCAATGTCAAAATGGGGTCCAAGATCAAAGAGATCACTACCCGCTTGGAACAACTGCGGCAGGAAGGATCAGCTGAACATGAAATGCAAGTGATTTCTGGAGGGACATCAAGTAACTTCGTTGCACTGCAAAAACCAGAGGAAACTTCAAGTGTCGCACCTGAGCAAGTTGTTTATGGCAGAAATGAAGATGAAGCTGCACTACTTGATAGGGTGAAAAACGATCAACCAAGTGAAGCCAACTTTCAAGTGATAGCCATTGTAGGCATGGGAGGTATTGGCAAAACAACAATGGCTCGAGCCATGTACAATCATGAGGTActgaaagatttaaaatttgagatgaaaGCATGGGTCTGTGTTTCAGACACGTCAGATGTTCTTACAATCTCAAAGAAAATTCTGCTCTCATTAAAAGGCTCTTCATGGTCTAACATTCCAGACAATTTAAATCAAGTGCAAGTTAATCTGAAAGATGCAGTTGATGGGAAAAAATTCTTGTTAGTCTTGGATGATATTTGGGAGTTGAACTATGACAAATGGGAAAGGCTTAAAAGCCCTTTCATGTCTGGGGCACTTGGTAGCACGGTGATCTTGACAACACGCAATGAAGATATTGCATTTACTGTGGGATGCTATGAACCTTTTAAGTTAAAACATTTATCAGACGAAGATTGTTGGTGCTTGTTTCAAAAGCATGCAAATTTTGCTGGTAGAAACATTGTTGCTCAGGGTAAAGTTGATTCAATTCGTAAGAGAGTCATTGAAAGGTGCAGTGGCCTACCCCTTGCAGCAAGGACCCTTGGTGGCCTTCTACGCTCCTATGAGCAGATTGATGCCTGggacaaaattttgaataccAAAATATGGGACAATGACAGTCCAATTCTCCCAGCATTAAAACTAAGTTATCATTACCTTCCTTCGAATCTAAAAAGATGCTTTGCCTATTGCGCAATTTTCCCTCAAGATTACGAGTTCAAGGAGCAGGAACTTGCATTTTTGTGGATAGCAGAAGGTATTGTTCAACCATCTGATACGCAGTTGGATGAGGCAGGTGAGTGTTTTCATCAATTATGTTCAAGGTCTCTTTTCCAACAATCAAGTAGCCATAGTTCTAAATATGTTATGCATGATCTTGTTCATGATCTAGCTCAATTGGTTTTTAAGGAAATTGGTTTTAGATTTGAGCAGGGTATTGTTGAGCCaccaaaaaagaacaaaaagattcgtcatatttcttatatttcttatcattataatggaattaataaatttgaagcCTTGCAAAAGTTTAGAAGTCTAAGAACCTTCTTGTCAATATTCATGGGGACTTATTATAGAGGTTATACTGGTTGTTATGTAAGTGCtgcttttatttttgatttgttGTCAAAGTTGGAAACGGTGAGAGTACTATCTTTTGAAGGACATAACATCATTTACTTACCTAATTCAATCGGAGATATGATGCATCTAAGATATCTCAACTTATCTTGCACTAGGATCCGTAGTTTGCCAGAGTCAACAAGCCAATTATTTAATTTgcaaactttattattaaaagattgttTTTATCTCATAAAGTTACCTTCCAATATGAGATATTTGATCAGTCTATGTCATCTTGATATTAGTGGTCAAAATTCATTGGAAAAGATGCCATTTGgaatgaaagaattgaaaaatcttcaaatattgtCTAATTTTATTGTGGGAAAGGAACCAAGTTTGAATTTAGAAGATTTGAAGAGCTTAAGTTTTCTTCAAGGAGAGCTTCACATTTCAAAATTAGAGAATGTAAcaaatccaaatcaaatacaggggcaaatattaaataataagagCAATCTAAAAGTATTGTTGCTAGAATGGGGAGATCAAGTACTTGATAATTCATTGAATATGGATGTAGAAATGCATATACTTGATAAGCTAAAGCCTCCTAGCAGTTTGAAAGAACTCACAATTAGACGTTATAATGGTGAAACTCTTTCTTCTTGGTTAGGAGATCCGTCATTGCTCTCTAATTTGATTGTTCTTAAAATAGAACATTGTCAAAGGTGTACACTCTTGCCTTCACTTGAAATGTTGAGCTCACTTGAAGACTTAACCATCAAAGGGATgtcaaatataaaaagaatagaTTTCCAAATGCCTTTCAAGTCATTACAAGTTCTTTGTTTTGAGAATTTGCCAGAATGGGAGAATTGGGACACCAAAAGAGGAAATgaagatattgaaaattttcctaAGCTCCGTGTGCTTTCTATCAAAGAATGTCCCAAACTTACTAGAAATATACCTGATCATCTTTCTTCAATGGAAAGATTTGTAATTAAGAATTGTCCAAAGTTGGTGGTTTCATTCTCAAATTACCCAAGACACTGCAAATTAGAAATTGATGATTGTGAGGGAATGGTATGCGATAATGATTCGATTGATTTTAAGTTGCTAAATTCTCGGTGTCTTGCAAATGTTCCAGAgattgaaatcaaattaaagcAAGGATCCCAAAAAgtagaatttttgaaaattgtgGACAAACAAGGTATTATTGATTCATGGCAAAGTTTGGCTGACAATGAGAAGTCACTACAAAGAAGAAATGATCTCACCTCCCTTCAAAAgttattaatagaaaattgtaGTGATCTTGTTTCTTTtaagaacaattttttttccaatctaAATTCTCTTGAGATTGATAATTGCAAGAGTTTGACATTTATTGGAAGGGACGTCTTGCCTCTATCTCTAAAAGGGCTTGAGATTAGATCTTGCGAGAAACTAGAATTTTTGAAGGATCTAAGTACTTCTGTTCTCGAGTACTTGGGCATTTCTAGGTGCGAGTCTCTTACATGCACATCATTAGATGGTCACTTGCCAGAGACACTCAAAGTACTTATGATTAATGGATGTAATGCACTCAAAACATTATCTTCTAGAAATGAGTACTTACCTAAGAGACTTGCATCCCTCACCATCTATGAATGTTCAGAGCTCAAGTCAATTGCACAGTCCTTTAAGAATAGCAGGTGTCTTAAACAAATTAGTTTATTGTGGTGCTTAAATCTTGAATCCCTGCCTCTAGGTCTAGAGGAACTTCCTTGTCTTGAGTATATTTGGATGGGAGAATGTCCAAATTTGTTGGTAAGAGAAGGTGTTCCCACCAGCCTAATTGGACTTGCACTTATGGGAGATGTCAAGTTCCATAAGCCAGTGACAGAGTGGGAATTGCACAACCTTAGACATCTCTGTATTGAGAAATCTAAAGATGCAACATGGGTTTTACAAGAGGACAAGGGAATGAGAATGGGAATGGGAATGGGAATGCTCAGCTGTTTGATTTCTCCAGAGATTCACAAGTGCCTCAAATTGAAACACCTATCTTCCCCGATTTTTCAAAGCCTCACCTCTCTTGAAGAGTTGAAGATCTTTGAtctcccacagcttgaatcCATCTTAGACCTGAGCATCCTCACCTCTCTTACGAAACTCATCATTCACAATTGCCCAAGGTTCgaatcaattccaagtctcgacaGCCTCACTTTGCTTAGAACATTGATCATTCACGAATGCCCAAAGCTCAAATCCATTCTAGCCCTAGGCAACCTTGAATATATGGAAATTTGGGAATGCCCAAACCTCAAATCCCTGCAAAGCCTGCCATCCTCACTCTTGTCATTAAGGATTTCAAGATGTCCATTGGtgaaaaaacaattgaaaaggGGTAAAGGAAAATATTCCTCAAAGATTGCTCGCATTCCTAGAGTTGAGATAGATCGCAAATTCATCTACAATTCAAAGGAGGAAGAATGA